Genomic window (Streptomyces sp. RerS4):
AACCGGGTCGGAGCGAAAGGGCCTCCCCGTGCCGGCCGGGAACGTGCGGTCGCCGGCCCGGAGGCCGCGGCGCCGTGACAGCATGGCCGGGCAAGACGGTCGGCAGCGGCCGCGCGGTGGAGGGGGAGTTCCGTGAGTGGAGTACGCAAGACCCTGGCCAAGGTGGAGATCGCGTTGCGCTGGGACCCCAGCGCGGCCGGCGAGCCCCCGCACGACCTGGACATCGTCGCGGCGGTGTACGCCGCCGCGGACCCGCACGGGGAGCCCGTCCACCTCGTGCACTTCGGCAGCCGGTCCCCGGACGGCACCATCAGCCTGGGTCGGGACAGCCGGACCGGACAGGGCTTCGGGTTCGACGAGGTGATGGTGCTCGAACTGGACCGGATGGCCCCCGAGTTGGGCCGGGTGGTGGTCGGCGTCGTGATCCAGGACGCGGGCGTCGGCGGCCCGGCGCCGCTGCGCAAGACGTTCGCCGCCGTGCCCGGCACGGGGCTGCGTATCCGCGCCGGCTACGACGACCTCGCCACGGCGGACTTCGCCGAGGTCGCGGACGCCACGGCGGCCACCGTCGCCGAGTTCACGCGCGACGGCTCGGGCGGCTGGTCGTTGGAGGCCCGGCCGCGGGGGTTCGACGCGGACGCGCAGGAGTTCGCCCGGGTCATGGGCGCGGCCCGCGCCTGATCCGGCGTACGGGTCGACGTACGGACCGGGTGGCGGTCACCCTGCTCGGGGGTGACCACCACCCCGTCCGGTGGCGCGCTGCCGCCGTCCCCACGAGGCAGCGCACGGGTGGCCGTCCGGTCATCGGGGACGGCGCACCGGTTCAGGGGGCCCGTACGGCCTCGGGCGTGATGCCGAGGGCGGGCAACAGGGCCGCGTCGACGAACCTGACCAGGTACTCGGCGTCCGCGTAACGCCCCTCCAGCACGGGCCGGATCCGCAGGACGCCCATCAGCTGCGCCGGCAGGAACTCCACCGCCGGATGATCGGCGGCGATCTCGCCCCGGGCCACCGCCCGCGCCACGATCGCGTCGAAGGCGGTCAGCTCCGGCTCCACCAGGGCCTCGCGCAGCGCGCCCTGGAGTTCCTCGTCGCTGAGCACGGCATGCCCGAGGGCCTGGGTCAGTCGGGTGTCGCGGTTCGAGGTGCAGGCGGCGATCCGGGCGGCCTCGCGCAGGTCGCCGGCCAGACTCCCCGTATCGACGCCGGTCAGCGTCCGGTCGCT
Coding sequences:
- a CDS encoding TerD family protein; translation: MSGVRKTLAKVEIALRWDPSAAGEPPHDLDIVAAVYAAADPHGEPVHLVHFGSRSPDGTISLGRDSRTGQGFGFDEVMVLELDRMAPELGRVVVGVVIQDAGVGGPAPLRKTFAAVPGTGLRIRAGYDDLATADFAEVADATAATVAEFTRDGSGGWSLEARPRGFDADAQEFARVMGAARA
- a CDS encoding TetR/AcrR family transcriptional regulator; this encodes MTSTPQVTARRSKISPEREQEFYDAVLEQLRECGYEALTMEGIAARASCGKSTLYRQWKTKPRLVAAALRASRSDRTLTGVDTGSLAGDLREAARIAACTSNRDTRLTQALGHAVLSDEELQGALREALVEPELTAFDAIVARAVARGEIAADHPAVEFLPAQLMGVLRIRPVLEGRYADAEYLVRFVDAALLPALGITPEAVRAP